A genomic segment from Candidatus Binataceae bacterium encodes:
- the tpx gene encoding thiol peroxidase: MAEERKGVVTMRGNPVTLIGPELKVGQSAPAFTVTGKGLAPVSLDQFQGKVKIISAVPSLDTPVCDAETRRFNEEAAKLSADTVILTISLDLPFAQARWCAAAGVDKVTTASDYKSHEFGEKYGTLMKESGLLCRAVFVLDKNNKVVHSEYVSEVANQPNFEAALEAARKAA; encoded by the coding sequence ATGGCAGAGGAACGAAAAGGCGTGGTTACGATGCGCGGCAATCCGGTTACCCTGATCGGGCCGGAGCTTAAAGTAGGGCAAAGCGCACCCGCCTTCACGGTAACCGGTAAGGGCTTGGCGCCGGTTTCACTCGACCAGTTTCAGGGCAAGGTCAAGATCATCTCGGCGGTGCCCTCGCTGGATACGCCGGTGTGCGACGCCGAGACTCGACGCTTCAACGAAGAGGCGGCCAAGTTGTCTGCCGACACGGTAATCCTGACCATTTCGCTGGATCTGCCCTTTGCGCAGGCACGCTGGTGTGCTGCCGCCGGGGTGGATAAAGTCACGACCGCCAGCGATTATAAAAGCCACGAATTCGGCGAGAAATACGGTACCTTGATGAAGGAGAGCGGGCTGTTGTGTCGTGCCGTGTTCGTGCTCGACAAGAACAACAAGGTGGTACATTCCGAATACGTCAGTGAGGTCGCCAATCAGCCTAACTTCGAAGCGGCGCTAGAGGCGGCGCGCAAGGCCGCCTGA
- the bluB gene encoding 5,6-dimethylbenzimidazole synthase, producing the protein MATEKHSFSAARRRGLYEAIFRRRDMREFLPDPIPEDKLARVLIAAHHAASVGFTQPWDFILVRDLERRRQVKAVFEEARARNAEQFSGERRAKFLSLKLEGILEAPLNVIVTCEPDRFGPAVLGRVESRDVEIFSTCLAVENLWLAARAEGLGMGWVSILRNDALRELFAIPAHIIPIAYLCLGYVRDFPDRPVLESEGWLERLPPEALIHFEQWTGDLARRRQFTALIADPAIWRDIFPEGQPDSDSADDS; encoded by the coding sequence ATGGCAACCGAAAAGCATTCGTTTTCGGCGGCGCGCCGGCGCGGTCTGTACGAGGCAATTTTTCGCCGCCGCGACATGCGCGAGTTCCTGCCTGACCCGATTCCCGAGGACAAGCTGGCGCGGGTTTTGATCGCGGCTCATCATGCCGCCAGCGTGGGCTTTACCCAGCCCTGGGATTTCATCCTGGTGCGTGACTTGGAACGGCGCCGGCAGGTCAAAGCGGTCTTCGAGGAAGCGCGCGCGCGCAACGCCGAGCAATTCAGCGGCGAGCGCCGGGCCAAATTCCTCTCGCTGAAGTTGGAAGGCATCCTGGAGGCGCCGCTCAACGTAATCGTGACTTGCGAACCCGATCGCTTCGGCCCGGCGGTGTTGGGTCGAGTCGAATCGCGCGACGTCGAGATCTTCTCCACCTGTCTGGCGGTGGAAAATCTCTGGCTGGCAGCGCGCGCCGAAGGATTGGGAATGGGCTGGGTTAGCATCCTGCGCAACGATGCCCTGCGCGAACTGTTCGCGATTCCCGCCCATATTATTCCCATTGCCTACCTCTGTTTGGGCTACGTTAGGGATTTTCCCGACCGTCCGGTGCTGGAGAGCGAGGGCTGGCTGGAGCGTCTGCCGCCCGAAGCTCTGATTCATTTCGAGCAATGGACCGGCGACCTCGCTCGCCGCCGCCAGTTCACCGCGCTGATTGCCGATCCAGCCATCTGGCGGGATATTTTCCCCGAGGGCCAGCCGGACTCCGATTCGGCGGACGATTCTTGA
- the cbiB gene encoding adenosylcobinamide-phosphate synthase CbiB, translating to MGSALPAMSFAWFLPTGFIAVAMVLDVALGDPAALPHPVRLIGWLIAFGERHLRCAKPASDLRRGGLLATLVMLLVGGAVWLLIWAAAQATPALGALVALILAWTTLALRELDQAAARVEQALGWNDLGAARRRLPALVGRDPASLDEVGIARAVIESVAENSSDGVIAPLFYLFLGGPLAAMVYKAINTMDSMIGYTDSRYLYFGRAAARLDDLANYLPARLSALCLVVAAQFINRRGRFAWETMVADGRRHRSPNAGLLEAAMAGALGIQLGGEAYYEGELEPRPLMGRAQRPLRIADIRLARTMMWTQTLFAFLLMATVRALLGLR from the coding sequence GTGGGTAGCGCGCTCCCGGCGATGAGCTTCGCCTGGTTTCTGCCTACCGGTTTCATCGCCGTGGCGATGGTGCTCGATGTGGCGCTGGGCGATCCCGCCGCGCTGCCCCATCCGGTGCGCCTGATCGGCTGGCTGATTGCTTTTGGCGAACGCCATCTGCGGTGCGCTAAACCCGCTTCCGATTTGCGCCGGGGCGGGCTTCTGGCCACGCTCGTGATGCTCTTGGTGGGTGGCGCGGTGTGGCTTCTGATTTGGGCCGCGGCCCAAGCTACTCCGGCCTTGGGTGCGTTGGTCGCGCTGATCCTGGCCTGGACCACGCTTGCACTGCGCGAACTAGATCAGGCGGCGGCACGGGTTGAGCAAGCCCTGGGATGGAACGATCTGGGGGCCGCGCGCCGGCGGTTGCCGGCCTTGGTGGGGCGCGACCCCGCGTCGTTGGACGAGGTGGGGATCGCGCGTGCGGTAATCGAGTCGGTGGCGGAAAACTCCTCCGACGGCGTGATCGCGCCGTTGTTTTACCTTTTCCTGGGCGGGCCGCTGGCCGCGATGGTGTATAAGGCGATCAACACCATGGATTCGATGATTGGTTATACCGACAGCCGCTATCTGTACTTTGGCCGCGCGGCTGCGCGCCTGGACGATCTGGCCAACTATCTGCCCGCGCGCCTGAGCGCGCTGTGTCTGGTGGTAGCGGCCCAGTTTATCAACCGGCGGGGCCGATTCGCCTGGGAGACGATGGTGGCCGACGGCCGCCGCCATCGCAGCCCCAATGCCGGATTGCTGGAAGCCGCGATGGCCGGGGCGCTGGGGATTCAGCTCGGTGGCGAAGCGTATTACGAGGGTGAGCTGGAGCCTCGTCCGCTGATGGGGCGGGCGCAGCGGCCGCTGCGTATCGCGGATATCCGCCTAGCCCGTACCATGATGTGGACCCAGACCCTGTTCGCGTTTTTGCTGATGGCAACGGTGCGTGCGCTCCTGGGTCTGCGATGA
- a CDS encoding threonine-phosphate decarboxylase, with protein MTSALDRVHGGGADAGMVDFSVSLNPLGPPPQVLRAYQEAIAEIDRYPEPYAASLRAGLARYLDLPAEALVAGNGSTALLYLIARVLRPRRPVVVTPTFSEIANGLTLAGDPARWLPLRESANFALLPEQICAVLEEGADAIFIGRPNSPTGSCLSLAEAEEIARQCQGRQCWCVFDEAFIEFADEPVSMAGLTARYPRLLVVRSMTKIYAIAGLRLGYIAAETAVARALGEALEPWSVSAPASAVGLACLKLPAAWYEEVGRQVRMERDYLSAQLAALGGLAVFPSRANFLLIRAPLAADGVELSDYLRRRGILIRSLATMTGAGPGLYRIGLRRRADHDRLLETMREWCDRSEPEESRPQRRSPTGEPQDGA; from the coding sequence ATGACTTCGGCGCTGGATCGAGTCCACGGCGGTGGTGCCGATGCTGGGATGGTCGATTTCAGTGTCAGTCTCAACCCCCTGGGCCCGCCGCCCCAAGTCCTCCGCGCCTACCAAGAAGCGATAGCCGAGATCGATCGCTATCCGGAACCATACGCTGCCAGCTTGCGTGCCGGCTTGGCCCGTTACCTGGACCTGCCCGCAGAGGCTTTGGTGGCTGGCAACGGCTCGACCGCCTTGCTCTATCTGATCGCGCGGGTGCTCAGGCCCAGGCGTCCAGTGGTGGTGACTCCCACTTTCAGCGAAATTGCCAACGGGCTGACGCTGGCGGGCGATCCGGCGCGCTGGCTACCCCTGCGCGAGAGCGCTAACTTTGCGCTGTTGCCCGAGCAAATCTGCGCGGTCCTGGAAGAGGGTGCCGATGCCATCTTCATCGGTCGTCCCAACAGTCCCACCGGCTCCTGTCTGAGCCTGGCGGAGGCCGAGGAGATCGCGCGCCAATGTCAGGGGCGGCAGTGCTGGTGCGTGTTCGACGAGGCCTTTATCGAGTTCGCCGACGAGCCAGTTTCGATGGCCGGCCTGACTGCGCGCTATCCGCGCCTGTTGGTGGTCAGGTCGATGACCAAGATCTACGCGATCGCCGGCCTGCGCCTGGGCTACATCGCGGCAGAAACGGCGGTTGCGCGAGCGCTGGGCGAAGCGCTGGAGCCGTGGTCGGTCAGCGCCCCGGCTTCGGCGGTAGGGCTGGCCTGTCTGAAGCTTCCTGCGGCGTGGTATGAGGAAGTCGGCCGACAGGTAAGGATGGAGCGAGACTATCTCAGCGCGCAATTGGCCGCGCTCGGTGGCCTCGCGGTGTTTCCTTCCCGCGCCAACTTTTTGCTTATCCGCGCGCCTCTTGCGGCGGATGGCGTCGAGTTATCCGATTACCTGCGCAGGCGTGGAATATTGATTCGCAGTTTGGCCACGATGACGGGCGCGGGTCCCGGGCTGTATCGGATTGGGTTGCGCCGGCGCGCCGATCACGATCGGTTGCTGGAGACGATGCGCGAATGGTGCGATCGATCGGAGCCCGAAGAATCGCGGCCACAACGCCGATCGCCAACAGGAGAACCACAGGATGGCGCTTGA
- the cobT gene encoding nicotinate-nucleotide--dimethylbenzimidazole phosphoribosyltransferase, whose product MALEETLAAIVAPDPDAAQAAARRLGQLTKPRESLGYLEEVVRRYAAIRHDGSARVGAAEILVFVADHGVATHGVSAYPPEVTVQMLRNFAEGGAAICALTRHLGLRLRVFDVGVATDTSAAPMAGVSYRRIAAGTRDFLLDTAMDLEQAVRALAVGIAAAREAEASGVTLLGIGEMGIGNSTAAAALLCAITGMRAEEIAGRGTGLDEAGWHRKIKVIERALERHRSSSSDPLHLLAALGGFEIAAMAGVCLGGAAVHIPVVIDGFIATAAAAIADRIKPGLRDHLLFGHRSAEGGHQLVLRYLEARPLLDLDLRLGEGTGAALAISIIQAALAAYSGMATFASAGVAEKLG is encoded by the coding sequence ATGGCGCTTGAGGAGACACTAGCCGCAATCGTCGCGCCTGATCCCGATGCGGCCCAAGCCGCCGCGCGGCGGCTCGGGCAACTGACCAAGCCGCGCGAGAGCCTGGGCTACCTGGAGGAAGTGGTACGCCGTTACGCCGCCATTCGTCATGACGGTAGCGCGCGGGTGGGCGCTGCGGAAATTCTGGTCTTCGTTGCCGATCACGGCGTGGCGACACACGGCGTCAGCGCCTATCCGCCTGAAGTTACGGTGCAGATGCTGCGTAATTTCGCTGAGGGGGGAGCGGCAATTTGCGCCCTGACGCGTCATTTGGGTCTGAGGCTGAGGGTCTTCGACGTGGGCGTAGCGACTGATACCAGCGCCGCTCCGATGGCGGGAGTCAGCTATCGGCGGATTGCCGCTGGCACGCGGGATTTTCTCCTCGATACCGCGATGGATCTCGAGCAAGCGGTGCGTGCGCTGGCAGTCGGAATCGCGGCCGCGCGCGAGGCCGAAGCCAGTGGCGTTACCCTGCTGGGCATCGGCGAGATGGGGATCGGCAACAGCACTGCCGCGGCAGCCCTGTTGTGCGCCATTACGGGGATGCGAGCGGAGGAAATCGCCGGGCGTGGCACGGGTCTGGACGAGGCCGGATGGCACCGCAAGATCAAGGTGATCGAACGTGCGCTGGAACGTCATCGCTCTAGCTCTAGCGATCCGCTGCATCTGCTGGCGGCGCTGGGCGGATTCGAGATTGCCGCGATGGCGGGGGTGTGCCTGGGCGGCGCCGCGGTGCACATCCCGGTGGTGATCGACGGCTTTATCGCTACCGCGGCCGCGGCGATCGCCGATCGGATCAAACCCGGTCTGCGCGACCATCTGCTGTTCGGCCATCGCTCAGCCGAAGGGGGCCATCAGTTGGTGTTGCGCTATCTGGAGGCGCGTCCGCTGCTCGATCTCGATTTGCGCCTGGGTGAAGGGACCGGTGCGGCGTTGGCCATCTCGATCATTCAGGCCGCCTTGGCCGCATACTCCGGGATGGCGACCTTCGCCAGCGCGGGCGTGGCGGAAAAGCTTGGCTGA
- the cobS gene encoding adenosylcobinamide-GDP ribazoletransferase, which yields MERRFTARARRAAARQVHALCLAVSFLTILPVGARRPAPAALVAASFGWFPLVGFAIGAMLAVWAHALARLFPPMLSMIAVLGSATLLTGALHLDALADTADALGAGADRARTLEILRDPRIGVYGTLALIFFLALEWAALIAIGPARCAVALYLAFGLSRWSMVAVAEGMKYLRAQGAGSNLLEENRPQTLYLASALSMLGALATGWQGVAAAAAALIMVSAARGFYRRRMGGVTGDLVGGAGALVELAILLLFAALR from the coding sequence ATGGAGCGGCGGTTTACCGCACGCGCGCGGAGGGCGGCTGCGCGTCAAGTGCACGCCTTGTGCTTGGCGGTTAGTTTTTTAACTATACTTCCTGTAGGAGCCAGGAGGCCGGCGCCGGCTGCTTTGGTCGCTGCCTCCTTCGGATGGTTTCCGCTCGTCGGCTTCGCAATCGGCGCCATGTTGGCAGTGTGGGCGCACGCGCTGGCCAGGCTTTTTCCGCCAATGTTGAGCATGATAGCGGTGCTCGGCTCGGCCACCCTTCTGACCGGTGCACTTCACCTGGACGCGTTGGCAGATACTGCCGACGCACTGGGCGCGGGCGCGGACCGGGCGCGCACGCTGGAAATTCTGCGCGATCCGCGCATCGGCGTGTACGGCACGCTGGCCCTTATCTTCTTCCTTGCCTTGGAATGGGCCGCCCTGATCGCGATCGGTCCGGCACGGTGCGCCGTCGCGCTATATTTGGCTTTCGGGCTGAGCCGCTGGAGCATGGTCGCGGTCGCTGAGGGGATGAAATATCTGCGCGCGCAAGGGGCTGGATCGAACTTGCTGGAGGAAAATCGGCCTCAGACATTGTACCTGGCCTCGGCGCTCTCGATGCTGGGCGCACTGGCGACCGGATGGCAAGGCGTGGCGGCGGCCGCAGCCGCGCTGATTATGGTATCTGCGGCGCGCGGGTTTTATCGCCGCAGAATGGGCGGGGTGACCGGCGATCTGGTCGGTGGTGCGGGAGCGCTGGTTGAGTTGGCCATCCTGCTGCTCTTTGCGGCGCTGCGCTGA
- a CDS encoding SDR family oxidoreductase codes for MDLQLSGKVAIVTGGSKGIGRAVAMAMLREGAAVLVCARGQAALDETAALAAPLGGRLLTMQADLTQQEAAGATAARCLEAFGRIDILVNNAGSARRGPFLQLSDQAWLDDWTLKFFGFVRMARAVYPHMKERGQGVIVNVIGNGGLMPSANYMIGGAINAALNHFTKALADEGVSHGVRVVGVNPGAVLTDRFEHRIGPNDDREEIYRQCTPMGRPAMPEEVADLVLFLASERARFITRSNVTIDGGHNNGLMG; via the coding sequence ATGGATCTGCAGTTAAGCGGCAAGGTGGCGATCGTGACCGGCGGTAGCAAAGGCATCGGGCGGGCCGTGGCGATGGCGATGCTGCGCGAGGGCGCCGCCGTGCTGGTATGCGCGCGCGGTCAAGCGGCATTGGACGAAACCGCGGCCCTGGCCGCCCCCTTGGGTGGGCGGTTGCTCACCATGCAGGCCGATTTGACCCAGCAGGAAGCCGCTGGCGCTACCGCGGCGCGATGCCTGGAGGCTTTCGGCCGGATCGATATCCTGGTCAATAATGCCGGCAGCGCGCGCCGCGGCCCGTTTCTCCAACTCTCCGACCAGGCTTGGCTGGACGACTGGACGCTGAAGTTCTTCGGGTTCGTGCGGATGGCGCGCGCGGTCTATCCCCACATGAAAGAACGCGGCCAGGGCGTAATCGTCAACGTCATCGGCAACGGCGGGCTGATGCCCTCCGCCAATTACATGATCGGCGGCGCGATCAACGCCGCCCTCAACCATTTCACCAAGGCCCTAGCCGACGAGGGCGTCAGCCACGGCGTGCGGGTGGTCGGGGTCAATCCCGGCGCGGTGCTGACCGACCGCTTCGAGCATCGGATCGGACCCAACGACGACCGGGAGGAGATCTATCGCCAATGCACCCCGATGGGGCGCCCAGCAATGCCCGAGGAAGTCGCCGACCTGGTGCTGTTCCTGGCCTCCGAACGCGCCCGCTTTATCACTCGTTCGAATGTGACGATCGACGGCGGCCACAACAACGGCCTGATGGGCTAG
- a CDS encoding dienelactone hydrolase family protein, translating into MAAAGATKYVPGQVHDLSRIETAEVSYSSEGASIGSYLARPREAGSYPGLIVIHEAWAVNDHIKDLTRRFANLGFIAMAPNLFTRVGDPSKAEMPEIQRLMQAMPDALVVRDLENAADYLRKQPGINGKIGCVGFCMGGRCTLLFACSSDKVDAAVDCWGGGITRANNDAVTTPNRPKPIIDMVANLHCPLYAVFGAEDQNPSPEHMAQLQAKLEQTGKASIATLESFANAGHAFLADYRPNYRETAAFSLWPKMVFFLKRHLS; encoded by the coding sequence ATGGCAGCAGCAGGTGCGACCAAGTATGTCCCCGGTCAGGTACACGATCTGTCGCGGATCGAAACCGCCGAAGTATCCTACAGCAGCGAAGGAGCGAGTATCGGCTCCTACCTGGCTCGTCCGCGCGAGGCCGGCAGCTATCCCGGACTGATCGTGATTCACGAGGCCTGGGCGGTCAACGATCACATCAAGGACCTGACCCGGCGTTTCGCCAACTTGGGCTTTATCGCGATGGCGCCCAATCTGTTCACTCGGGTAGGCGATCCGAGTAAAGCGGAAATGCCCGAGATTCAGCGTTTGATGCAGGCGATGCCCGATGCGCTGGTGGTGCGCGACCTGGAGAACGCGGCCGACTACCTGCGCAAGCAGCCGGGAATCAACGGCAAGATAGGATGCGTGGGCTTTTGCATGGGCGGGCGCTGCACGCTGTTGTTCGCGTGCAGTAGCGACAAGGTCGATGCGGCGGTGGATTGCTGGGGCGGTGGCATCACCCGTGCCAACAACGACGCCGTGACCACGCCCAATCGACCCAAGCCGATAATCGACATGGTCGCCAATTTGCACTGCCCACTTTACGCGGTATTCGGCGCCGAGGATCAAAATCCGTCGCCCGAGCACATGGCCCAGTTGCAGGCCAAGCTGGAGCAAACAGGCAAGGCTTCGATCGCAACTTTGGAGAGCTTCGCCAACGCTGGCCACGCCTTTCTGGCCGATTATCGGCCCAATTATCGGGAAACCGCAGCCTTCTCCTTGTGGCCGAAGATGGTGTTCTTCCTTAAACGGCATTTGTCCTGA
- a CDS encoding SDR family oxidoreductase yields the protein MARLEGKVALITGAASGIGKASAIRFAGEGAAVVVADLNAVGGEEVAARCCQGGGRALFQRTDVTQEDEIQAAIARAEREFGRLDIYFNNAGVVGAIGPLNELDAADWDRTMAILLRAAFLGIKHAVEPMRRVGGGAIISTASVAGLRATDGPTAYSVAKAGVIHLTKCAARELGKDNIRVNCICPGGIVTPMLFGRAPGGEELVGKFLARAQPLARAGQPEDVAAMALFLASDESAWITGAAMVVDGGLTTGGKTLTGSAMGAALNTRRWAGPSFDP from the coding sequence ATGGCCAGGCTTGAGGGCAAAGTTGCGCTAATCACGGGCGCGGCCAGTGGGATCGGCAAGGCCTCGGCCATACGCTTTGCCGGCGAGGGGGCCGCGGTAGTGGTGGCCGATCTGAATGCGGTGGGTGGCGAGGAAGTGGCTGCGCGATGTTGCCAAGGCGGCGGGCGTGCGCTCTTCCAGCGCACCGACGTAACGCAAGAAGACGAAATTCAAGCTGCGATCGCTCGCGCCGAGCGCGAGTTTGGCCGGCTGGACATCTACTTCAACAACGCCGGGGTGGTAGGGGCGATCGGCCCGTTGAACGAGCTTGACGCCGCCGACTGGGACCGCACGATGGCGATCCTGCTGCGCGCCGCTTTTCTGGGTATCAAGCACGCGGTCGAACCGATGCGGCGGGTGGGCGGCGGCGCGATAATTTCCACCGCCTCGGTGGCTGGTTTGCGCGCCACCGACGGTCCGACTGCCTACAGCGTGGCCAAGGCCGGAGTGATTCATCTCACCAAATGCGCGGCGCGCGAGTTGGGCAAAGATAATATTCGGGTAAATTGTATCTGTCCCGGCGGAATCGTAACTCCGATGCTGTTCGGCCGCGCCCCGGGCGGCGAAGAGTTGGTGGGCAAATTCCTCGCCCGTGCTCAACCGCTGGCACGTGCCGGCCAGCCCGAAGACGTCGCCGCGATGGCGCTCTTCTTGGCCAGCGACGAGTCAGCCTGGATTACCGGGGCTGCGATGGTTGTGGACGGCGGCCTGACCACTGGCGGTAAGACTCTGACCGGCAGCGCGATGGGTGCGGCGCTTAATACCAGGCGCTGGGCCGGCCCTTCCTTCGATCCCTGA
- a CDS encoding transglycosylase domain-containing protein encodes MAACFGLGFYLAGLYQQISYLIEQRKAALTSSVYSAPTPLMVGSDVEQLNLLDRLGRLSYTPVAAVTRPGEYSLDASHLVVYLRAFRWGVEQLPAALVVVTLDERNIIQSLRDPSGAPIRGAWLEPEVIGRLQSDAPAERVEVPLNELRPYVVRGLLATEDRFFYYHFGVDPIRIVEAALADLRSHRLQQGASTITQQLARTFLTRQRTFSRKLNELAIALVLEARLSKNEILERYINDVPMGDYRGVPVYGLPMAARYLFNQDLREVTPAQAATLIGMIRAPSLYDPRRHPQLCVRRRDTVLGLMRRAGVIDEASYRQALATPLVVRGAFTVRQAPYFVDYVASQVAAIPGFDGSLRGVTVYTTLDPELQQSAQNSLLANLSRIERTHPRLARATRDPLQSSMVVLDVASGAIRALIGGRDYSRSQYDRAVMAQRQPGSAFKPIVFVTAMDPSRSPLPHPLTLASLLPDRPMSFGGWTPANYEHTYKNQVTVAETLAESLNVPTAYVGSLLGPHRIIETAYSLGISTPLPSALSISIGAGDVTLLDLVGAYQVFANQGVARPPYAIEAVVDNHNHLIYQHQPQARRLFSPAVAYLITGALKGVLSFGTGAAAQNLGLECPAAGKTGTTDDYRDAYFIGYTPRLVAGVWVGRDTPLSIGLTGAQAALPAWVDFMQEVAPANCHDFPIPAGITLAAIDPDSGGLATPACPRRVVEPFLPGTAPTHACGLHGGNSILTTMAGAMGLSPSAGRTAAATTPAAATAANANSGGFFGHVAGFFGAIFHH; translated from the coding sequence ATGGCCGCCTGCTTCGGGCTGGGCTTCTATTTGGCCGGGCTCTACCAGCAGATCTCCTACCTGATTGAGCAACGCAAGGCGGCGTTAACCTCTAGCGTTTATTCGGCGCCCACCCCCCTGATGGTGGGTAGCGACGTGGAGCAGCTCAACCTGCTCGACCGCTTGGGACGGCTCAGCTACACCCCGGTTGCCGCGGTCACGCGCCCGGGCGAATACTCCCTCGACGCCTCCCACTTGGTCGTGTATCTGCGCGCCTTCCGCTGGGGCGTGGAGCAATTGCCCGCCGCACTGGTAGTAGTCACGCTGGATGAGCGCAACATCATCCAGAGCCTGCGCGATCCCAGCGGCGCCCCGATACGCGGCGCCTGGCTGGAGCCCGAGGTTATTGGGCGGCTGCAAAGCGACGCACCGGCGGAGCGGGTCGAAGTTCCTTTGAACGAGTTGCGGCCCTATGTGGTGCGCGGTCTGCTAGCAACCGAAGATCGCTTTTTCTATTACCATTTTGGCGTCGATCCGATTCGAATTGTCGAGGCGGCGCTAGCCGACCTGCGCTCTCATCGGCTGCAACAGGGCGCCAGCACGATCACCCAACAGCTAGCCCGCACCTTTCTGACCCGCCAGCGCACCTTCAGTCGCAAGCTCAACGAGCTGGCGATCGCGCTGGTGCTGGAGGCGCGGCTCAGCAAGAACGAAATTCTGGAGCGTTATATCAACGACGTACCGATGGGCGATTATCGCGGCGTGCCGGTGTACGGACTGCCGATGGCGGCGCGCTACCTGTTCAACCAGGACCTGCGCGAAGTCACCCCCGCCCAGGCCGCCACCTTGATCGGCATGATTCGGGCCCCCAGTCTCTACGATCCGCGCCGCCACCCCCAACTCTGCGTACGTCGGCGTGACACGGTGTTGGGGTTGATGCGGCGGGCGGGCGTAATCGATGAGGCCAGCTACCGCCAGGCACTGGCCACGCCACTAGTAGTACGCGGCGCCTTCACAGTTCGCCAAGCGCCTTACTTCGTTGATTACGTCGCCAGCCAAGTGGCGGCGATTCCCGGCTTCGATGGCAGCCTGCGAGGAGTTACGGTTTATACCACACTAGACCCCGAGCTGCAGCAAAGCGCACAAAACAGCCTGCTGGCCAACCTCTCGCGCATCGAGCGCACCCATCCGCGCTTGGCACGTGCCACTCGCGACCCCTTGCAATCCTCGATGGTGGTACTGGACGTGGCCAGCGGCGCGATCCGCGCCCTAATCGGCGGGCGCGACTACAGCCGTAGCCAATATGATCGGGCAGTGATGGCGCAACGTCAGCCCGGATCAGCCTTCAAACCGATCGTGTTTGTAACCGCGATGGATCCCTCTCGCTCGCCGTTGCCGCACCCGTTGACTCTGGCTTCCTTGCTGCCCGACCGCCCGATGTCCTTCGGCGGCTGGACTCCGGCCAATTACGAGCACACCTACAAAAACCAGGTGACGGTGGCCGAAACCCTGGCCGAATCGCTCAACGTTCCTACTGCGTATGTGGGCAGTCTGCTTGGTCCTCACCGGATTATCGAGACGGCGTATAGCTTGGGTATCAGCACTCCGCTGCCCAGTGCCCTGTCAATCTCGATTGGGGCCGGTGATGTCACTTTGCTGGATCTGGTCGGGGCCTACCAGGTCTTCGCCAACCAAGGCGTGGCACGACCGCCCTATGCAATCGAAGCGGTGGTTGATAACCACAACCACCTGATTTATCAGCATCAGCCCCAGGCCCGTCGCCTGTTCAGCCCAGCCGTGGCCTATCTGATTACTGGCGCGCTCAAGGGTGTGCTCAGCTTCGGCACCGGCGCGGCCGCGCAAAATCTGGGCTTGGAATGCCCGGCTGCGGGCAAGACCGGTACCACCGACGATTACCGCGATGCCTACTTTATCGGCTACACCCCGCGCCTGGTGGCCGGGGTTTGGGTGGGCCGCGACACCCCGCTCAGCATCGGTCTGACCGGCGCACAGGCGGCGCTGCCAGCGTGGGTAGATTTCATGCAGGAGGTGGCACCAGCAAATTGCCACGACTTTCCTATCCCGGCGGGTATCACGCTGGCCGCAATCGATCCCGACAGCGGCGGGCTGGCCACCCCAGCCTGTCCCCGGCGCGTGGTGGAACCATTCCTGCCGGGTACCGCACCTACCCACGCCTGCGGCTTGCATGGCGGCAACTCGATTCTGACCACGATGGCAGGGGCGATGGGCCTCTCGCCCTCCGCGGGCCGAACTGCTGCCGCCACCACTCCTGCCGCGGCTACGGCCGCAAACGCCAACTCAGGCGGTTTCTTCGGCCATGTCGCGGGCTTCTTCGGCGCGATCTTCCATCATTGA
- a CDS encoding NADH-quinone oxidoreductase subunit B gives MAQVNQSSALSKGDELILGDTAVLTRLDKAVGWARKFSLFPYPFATACCAMEYMALSMTPYDIDRFGALLPRFTPRQSDLLMVIGTVSVRQAPILKRVYDQMAEPKWVMAFGACASTGGFYDNYATLPGIDRIVPVDVYVPGCPPRPEAVLDALMALQRKIQGEKQKLITRRAEAA, from the coding sequence ATGGCACAAGTAAATCAAAGCTCCGCACTCTCGAAGGGCGACGAACTGATTCTGGGCGATACGGCGGTCTTGACCCGCTTGGACAAGGCGGTGGGATGGGCGCGCAAGTTTTCCCTCTTCCCCTATCCTTTCGCCACCGCCTGTTGCGCGATGGAGTACATGGCGCTGTCGATGACGCCTTACGACATCGATCGCTTTGGTGCGCTATTGCCGCGCTTTACCCCGCGCCAGTCCGATCTATTGATGGTCATTGGGACGGTGTCTGTGCGCCAGGCCCCCATTCTGAAGCGAGTGTACGATCAAATGGCCGAGCCCAAGTGGGTGATGGCCTTTGGAGCCTGTGCCTCTACCGGCGGCTTTTATGATAATTACGCTACCCTGCCCGGAATCGATCGGATCGTGCCGGTGGACGTCTATGTGCCGGGGTGCCCGCCCCGTCCCGAGGCGGTGCTGGACGCTCTGATGGCATTACAGCGCAAAATCCAGGGCGAGAAGCAAAAACTGATCACGCGGCGCGCTGAGGCGGCCTGA